In Microvenator marinus, one genomic interval encodes:
- a CDS encoding outer membrane beta-barrel domain-containing protein: protein MSRLLAILIFALVGSVAQQVSAEEIDPLKEELDNYWSVDRELGVIEDRLYSRGGRFNVALHVGLLTSEPFWWHIPVGLSAGYHFTDQLGLEIGGQFMDAEGALTHTTEIHDFLENSKGEAFDPATDLEDRMLWRASARFVWSPIYGKWSFLNNKISHFDFNLVAGAGVVSVERPLADRSAAESKILPELVLGGGLQFIFTPNWSARLDGRFYFYQGPESSSNEGSFFKQLQIPAEFLAGVTYTF from the coding sequence ATGAGTCGTTTACTTGCAATTCTTATTTTCGCCCTAGTGGGCTCGGTTGCTCAGCAGGTTTCTGCCGAAGAGATCGACCCGCTCAAAGAAGAACTCGATAACTATTGGTCGGTGGATCGCGAGCTTGGAGTGATCGAGGATCGTCTCTACTCACGTGGTGGACGATTCAATGTTGCGTTGCACGTTGGTCTTCTGACGAGTGAGCCGTTTTGGTGGCACATCCCTGTTGGCCTCTCTGCGGGCTACCACTTTACGGACCAGCTCGGTCTAGAGATCGGTGGGCAATTCATGGATGCCGAGGGCGCACTGACGCACACGACAGAGATCCACGACTTCCTGGAGAACTCAAAGGGAGAAGCGTTTGACCCGGCGACTGATCTCGAAGACCGCATGTTATGGCGCGCCAGCGCGAGATTTGTTTGGAGTCCGATCTACGGAAAATGGTCGTTTTTGAACAATAAAATCTCTCATTTTGATTTCAATTTGGTCGCAGGAGCTGGCGTGGTTTCGGTCGAGCGGCCATTGGCGGATCGGAGCGCAGCGGAGTCCAAAATCCTGCCGGAATTAGTGCTCGGCGGTGGTCTGCAGTTCATCTTCACGCCGAACTGGTCTGCCCGGCTCGACGGTCGCTTCTATTTCTACCAGGGTCCGGAGAGCTCCTCGAACGAAGGGAGCTTCTTCAAGCAATTACAGATCCCAGCTGAGTTTCTCGCAGGGGTCACCTATACGTTTTGA
- a CDS encoding outer membrane beta-barrel domain-containing protein, protein MSKNMISALALLVVAFGSAAVHAQEAPEAAQDSAAEETPAAVEETPAVEEAPVVEEAPDESAESFEAAEAAEEVAQPLSGQAEDPMYWAQMRDVYTVQKREFQKQGRFALSVYGGMIPNNAFERYIPVGLRLNYFILENIGLELATSYAISMSTGLEDFLSEPAPGLGAQRILVGDTQISHTNFGILWSPFYGKTAFYNTILNYFDLYLFAGAGLVITETVPDFNAEPEQEFKPEGALGAGMAFYLGDHATLRIDFRQFIFAKVAGVGGVATPSEASLGLGWFF, encoded by the coding sequence ATGTCGAAAAACATGATTTCAGCGCTGGCCCTCTTGGTCGTAGCGTTTGGTTCGGCAGCGGTACATGCCCAAGAGGCACCAGAAGCCGCTCAGGATTCGGCTGCCGAGGAGACTCCCGCAGCGGTTGAAGAGACCCCTGCCGTCGAAGAAGCCCCAGTCGTCGAGGAAGCACCTGACGAGTCAGCGGAGTCTTTCGAGGCTGCCGAGGCGGCCGAAGAAGTTGCGCAACCCTTGTCGGGACAGGCTGAAGACCCAATGTATTGGGCACAGATGCGCGATGTATACACCGTTCAGAAACGAGAGTTCCAAAAGCAAGGGCGCTTCGCACTGAGTGTGTATGGCGGGATGATCCCGAACAACGCATTCGAGCGTTACATCCCGGTTGGGCTTCGACTCAACTATTTCATCTTGGAAAATATTGGGCTTGAGTTGGCAACGTCATACGCGATCAGTATGTCGACCGGCTTGGAAGACTTTCTTTCCGAGCCCGCACCGGGTCTCGGAGCGCAGAGGATCTTGGTCGGAGATACCCAGATTTCTCATACAAACTTCGGAATCTTGTGGAGCCCGTTCTACGGCAAGACCGCGTTTTACAACACGATCTTGAATTACTTTGACCTCTACCTCTTTGCAGGTGCCGGGTTGGTGATTACCGAGACAGTTCCAGATTTCAACGCCGAGCCTGAGCAAGAGTTCAAGCCCGAAGGCGCGCTTGGTGCGGGAATGGCATTCTACCTTGGCGATCACGCCACTTTGAGAATCGATTTCCGCCAGTTCATCTTCGCGAAAGTTGCTGGTGTGGGCGGCGTTGCTACTCCATCGGAAGCATCTCTTGGTCTTGGTTGGTTCTTCTAA
- a CDS encoding acetyl-CoA C-acyltransferase, whose amino-acid sequence MATRKKKTPSLGGDDRVAIIAGVRTPFVKAWSEYKDLNEADLTRFAVNELLNRVNLDPKLIDECIVGCVSAPMNGPNIAREVVLRSQLPNEIPAYTVQMYCASSATAAINAVGDILTGVADTVLVAGVESMSSAQARFTLSLTHALNDASKAKSVQDRLKAFAEVELKDLKPDVPSIAEPTTGLSMGQSADNMAKEYAVSRHDQDEWTQITHQRAARAQSEGRFPELVTVNTGEKYNQVVSADTLVRGDTSVEKMAKLKPVFDRKYGTVTAANASPLTDGASAILLMRESKAKELGLKPLAFIKSHAIAALDLTKIAMLLGPSFASPKALTRAGLKLKDIGLVEMHEAFAAQVLANLKVWSSKELSQKLGLDVLGEADLDRFNVNGGSIPIGHPFGATGARLMMQLAGEMERRDEQYGLLTACAAGGLGVAMVLER is encoded by the coding sequence ATGGCAACCAGAAAGAAGAAGACTCCGAGCCTGGGCGGTGATGATCGCGTAGCAATCATTGCGGGTGTGCGAACACCATTCGTAAAGGCGTGGAGCGAATACAAAGATCTGAATGAAGCCGACTTGACGCGCTTTGCAGTGAACGAACTCTTGAATCGCGTCAACTTGGACCCCAAACTGATCGATGAGTGCATCGTGGGATGCGTGTCGGCGCCAATGAACGGTCCAAATATAGCCCGAGAAGTCGTGCTGCGCTCTCAGCTTCCAAACGAGATTCCGGCCTACACGGTGCAGATGTACTGTGCCTCGAGCGCAACTGCCGCCATCAACGCGGTGGGTGATATCTTGACTGGCGTAGCCGACACGGTGCTCGTGGCAGGCGTAGAATCTATGAGCTCAGCTCAGGCGCGGTTTACACTGAGTCTGACGCACGCACTCAACGATGCATCTAAAGCCAAGAGCGTTCAAGATCGTCTCAAGGCGTTTGCCGAAGTCGAGCTCAAAGATCTCAAGCCCGACGTTCCGAGTATAGCTGAGCCGACAACCGGGCTTTCAATGGGTCAGTCAGCCGACAATATGGCGAAGGAATACGCTGTTTCTCGGCATGATCAAGATGAATGGACCCAGATCACTCACCAAAGAGCGGCTCGTGCCCAATCGGAGGGGCGATTCCCCGAGTTGGTCACGGTCAACACCGGAGAGAAGTACAATCAGGTGGTCAGTGCTGACACGTTGGTGAGGGGAGATACGAGCGTCGAGAAGATGGCAAAGCTCAAGCCCGTTTTCGATCGAAAGTATGGGACCGTGACTGCTGCCAACGCATCTCCGCTCACAGACGGAGCGTCTGCGATATTGCTGATGCGCGAGAGTAAAGCCAAGGAGTTGGGGCTCAAGCCTTTGGCGTTCATCAAGTCACATGCGATCGCTGCTCTTGATTTGACCAAGATTGCAATGCTTCTTGGACCGAGTTTCGCGTCACCCAAGGCCCTCACGAGAGCTGGGCTCAAGCTCAAAGATATTGGACTCGTCGAGATGCATGAAGCCTTTGCAGCACAAGTATTGGCGAACCTCAAGGTCTGGAGCTCAAAGGAATTGAGCCAAAAATTAGGCCTTGATGTGCTTGGGGAGGCGGACCTCGACCGATTCAATGTCAACGGTGGGTCGATTCCGATCGGTCACCCATTCGGCGCCACTGGTGCGAGGCTGATGATGCAACTAGCAGGTGAGATGGAGCGACGCGACGAGCAATACGGTCTATTGACTGCATGTGCAGCGGGTGGGCTCGGCGTAGCTATGGTGCTCGAGCGCTAA
- a CDS encoding tetratricopeptide repeat protein translates to MKRHLKVAIFLAGLAAGGLSVAPAVAQDVSRVKVKRSVDKEAQEEALKRAAERSNRLDQDKTKQEQGPQGPALDQQAFQDEEQTMTPEQIDSLKRKIEDKNRGMIKKLTSIIERDPYNDQKPDWMFQKAELLWELRNWEYIRERSKYNQCLDASMKGTVDEKTCAEPVADYSEAQAIYKEILQQAPSYERLDEVIFRLGQGLIEANKGAEAVTYLQRLVKNYPNSKYLADAHLALGEFFFEKEMLGLAKDNYSAVLKYKDNRLYDFALYKLGWVQYNLQEYRESVTSFQQVVERTDSKLGFQNQAINDMVVAFAEIDGGWKELREYLMKRKGEEFTYTKLGQLAGLYEAQGKDDTAVEVYEWFIQTRPDSPRLPQWAESILIARKKDVNDIDGLEKEMNRFVAYFAEDGTWWKKNKDEEKAVNNADLLTDASLAYLSNFFHRRAQDKGDVNDYKKAAGYYTQYIKKFPDTAASFDMNFFLAEILLINLNQPEQAAEQYQKVVDLYKNEKVPEGVKEEDALAIVQDSAYAIVSSYNELVKQNHADSILVEMAKYDESKRAREATNQRAESVDTPPIPKTDLLKYELGFVKASDQFAEMFPKEDVTPTVDFVAAEVYKSRGHYDKCIPRYESIIQNAPKHRYASFAGNSLLEANYRLKRWDDVEKWARHLLENKIFDVTPKPKLESAIAYAINERAIELKNDKKFDVAAKELLRLAEEFPTSELAPGALFNAAAIYEAGNQTKDAITTYNRVIEKYPKSLQAPQALFVMGAIYESRADFVNASSYFSRMGAETKYVNEEGDEVEYKDHPNAADALYNSGVLLEAMEKWDDSIAAYERYMGLYPDRDNIKELQLHLAYLEKEKKDYKSAFERFNNFSKRKDVTPVEQVEIFSQLGLMAVELKDKNWLKASDEFWTKSVDTWKTLEGEDKAKTRYFASEARFLQAERIYEDFTKVNLGFPMSALQRSLLKKGELEQAAEAIYTEVIQMESPRWVAASAFRVGQMYKNFSDELYNLPMPEGLTMEQEDEYRMALDDNAFPLQEKALTAYRAALRLALQYQAYNEWSARSAEAISKLESEAYPITGQDGVETEHQKVNFYIPQPVTDLNLVIERVKARNAAKAASEPKEEPKTTEQGSEKPQASK, encoded by the coding sequence ATGAAGAGACATCTAAAAGTCGCCATCTTTCTAGCAGGGCTTGCCGCCGGTGGGCTCAGCGTAGCTCCAGCGGTTGCACAGGATGTGTCCCGCGTTAAAGTCAAACGTTCCGTGGACAAGGAAGCACAGGAAGAGGCTTTGAAGAGAGCCGCCGAGCGCTCGAATCGTCTCGACCAAGATAAGACAAAACAAGAGCAAGGCCCTCAAGGCCCCGCTTTGGATCAGCAAGCTTTTCAAGACGAAGAGCAGACGATGACTCCGGAGCAGATCGACTCGCTGAAGCGGAAGATCGAAGACAAGAACCGTGGGATGATCAAAAAGCTCACGTCGATCATTGAGCGTGACCCCTACAACGACCAAAAACCTGACTGGATGTTCCAGAAGGCCGAGCTGCTGTGGGAGCTCCGCAACTGGGAGTACATCCGCGAGCGTTCAAAGTACAATCAATGTCTCGATGCTTCCATGAAAGGCACGGTAGATGAGAAGACCTGTGCCGAGCCTGTTGCTGATTACAGTGAGGCTCAAGCAATCTACAAAGAGATTCTTCAGCAGGCTCCGAGTTATGAACGCCTAGATGAAGTCATTTTCCGACTCGGACAAGGTCTCATTGAGGCCAATAAGGGCGCCGAGGCTGTTACCTACCTTCAAAGACTTGTTAAGAATTATCCAAACTCCAAGTATTTGGCCGATGCACATCTTGCACTTGGCGAGTTCTTCTTTGAGAAGGAAATGCTCGGTCTGGCAAAGGACAACTACTCAGCGGTCCTGAAGTACAAAGACAACAGGCTCTACGACTTCGCGCTCTACAAGCTTGGTTGGGTTCAATACAACCTCCAAGAGTACCGAGAGTCCGTCACTTCATTCCAGCAGGTGGTCGAACGTACGGACTCCAAGCTAGGTTTCCAGAATCAGGCAATCAACGACATGGTTGTTGCATTCGCGGAGATCGATGGTGGTTGGAAAGAGCTTCGCGAATATTTGATGAAGCGCAAGGGCGAAGAGTTTACCTACACGAAGCTTGGGCAACTTGCCGGCCTGTATGAGGCTCAGGGCAAGGACGATACGGCTGTCGAGGTTTATGAATGGTTCATTCAGACTCGCCCTGACAGCCCACGGCTTCCTCAATGGGCTGAGTCTATCCTTATCGCGCGCAAGAAAGACGTCAACGATATCGATGGTCTTGAAAAAGAGATGAATCGTTTCGTTGCGTATTTTGCGGAAGATGGAACCTGGTGGAAGAAGAACAAGGACGAAGAAAAGGCAGTTAATAACGCAGATCTCTTGACTGATGCGTCCTTGGCCTACCTTTCGAACTTTTTCCACCGACGTGCTCAAGATAAGGGCGACGTCAATGACTACAAGAAGGCAGCAGGTTATTACACGCAGTATATTAAGAAGTTCCCTGATACGGCCGCTTCCTTCGATATGAATTTCTTCCTCGCGGAGATCTTGCTGATCAACTTGAATCAGCCGGAACAAGCTGCTGAGCAGTATCAGAAAGTTGTCGACCTTTATAAGAATGAAAAAGTTCCCGAAGGCGTGAAGGAAGAAGACGCGCTCGCCATTGTTCAAGACTCGGCGTACGCGATTGTGTCATCGTATAATGAGTTGGTGAAACAAAACCACGCAGATTCAATTCTTGTAGAGATGGCGAAGTACGACGAGAGTAAGCGCGCTCGTGAGGCAACAAACCAGCGTGCAGAGTCCGTGGACACTCCACCGATCCCCAAAACTGATCTCTTGAAGTATGAGCTAGGCTTTGTGAAAGCTAGTGACCAGTTCGCGGAGATGTTCCCGAAAGAAGACGTCACGCCAACGGTCGACTTCGTGGCGGCTGAGGTCTATAAGAGCCGCGGCCATTACGATAAGTGTATTCCGCGTTACGAGAGCATCATCCAGAACGCTCCTAAGCACAGGTACGCGAGTTTTGCAGGTAATTCGCTACTCGAGGCGAACTACCGTTTGAAACGTTGGGATGATGTCGAAAAGTGGGCGCGGCACCTTCTTGAAAACAAGATCTTCGACGTCACTCCGAAGCCTAAGCTTGAATCTGCGATTGCTTACGCGATCAACGAAAGAGCTATCGAGCTGAAGAACGACAAGAAGTTCGATGTGGCAGCGAAAGAGCTTTTGCGTCTTGCTGAAGAGTTCCCGACTTCGGAGCTTGCACCTGGAGCTCTCTTCAATGCCGCGGCCATTTACGAGGCGGGTAACCAGACCAAGGATGCCATCACCACGTACAACCGTGTCATTGAGAAGTATCCAAAAAGTTTGCAGGCACCGCAGGCACTCTTTGTGATGGGAGCTATCTATGAGTCTCGAGCGGACTTCGTGAACGCATCGTCTTACTTCTCGCGAATGGGTGCGGAGACGAAATATGTCAACGAAGAAGGGGATGAGGTCGAATACAAAGACCATCCTAATGCCGCAGATGCGCTCTACAACTCCGGTGTGCTTCTCGAAGCTATGGAAAAGTGGGACGATTCGATTGCTGCTTACGAGCGGTACATGGGGCTATACCCAGACCGCGACAACATAAAGGAACTGCAACTACACCTCGCTTACCTCGAGAAAGAGAAGAAAGACTACAAGTCTGCATTTGAGCGATTCAACAATTTCTCGAAACGCAAAGATGTCACACCTGTTGAACAGGTTGAGATCTTCTCACAGCTGGGACTGATGGCTGTTGAGCTTAAAGATAAGAACTGGCTGAAGGCCTCTGACGAGTTCTGGACAAAGTCTGTGGATACTTGGAAGACCCTGGAAGGCGAGGATAAAGCGAAGACACGCTACTTCGCCTCCGAGGCTCGATTCCTTCAGGCCGAGCGAATCTACGAAGACTTCACCAAGGTCAATCTTGGGTTCCCGATGAGCGCCTTGCAGCGTTCGTTGCTCAAGAAGGGTGAGTTGGAGCAGGCGGCTGAGGCTATCTATACTGAAGTCATTCAGATGGAGAGCCCGCGTTGGGTTGCGGCTAGTGCCTTCCGTGTCGGGCAGATGTATAAAAACTTCTCCGACGAACTCTACAATCTTCCAATGCCCGAGGGTTTGACCATGGAGCAAGAGGATGAGTACCGGATGGCTTTGGACGACAATGCTTTCCCACTTCAAGAAAAGGCTTTGACTGCTTATCGAGCAGCCCTTCGCCTTGCGCTTCAGTACCAGGCGTACAACGAGTGGAGTGCACGTTCTGCTGAGGCGATTTCAAAGCTCGAGAGCGAGGCTTACCCAATCACAGGGCAGGATGGCGTTGAGACCGAACACCAAAAGGTGAACTTCTACATCCCACAACCCGTGACCGATTTGAACTTGGTGATTGAGCGGGTCAAGGCTCGTAATGCAGCGAAGGCAGCATCAGAGCCGAAAGAAGAGCCGAAGACCACTGAACAGGGAAGTGAGAAGCCTCAGGCGTCCAAGTAA
- a CDS encoding Ig-like domain-containing protein yields MNYLRKICLLVALACLSSPAAAQVVRNFEPAFSTNDTGDISIVGNSLLTCPSSSPTCTQAQSGNADILLELNNNNAYAMTYVDVDSDGSTFNSSSASYSIPTGANVVWAGLYWGGRTNAGLGGSAAPNPANKDTVKLRGPGATGYSTITAANCDVGLTQGVFDDYQCHAVVTGNIPDSGGSVSVADVQLGTGENRFGGWALVIVYADSSEPLRNLVVYDGFANVLRDTVNPFVVDIPVSGFRTPAQGDVRTRIGSVVYEGDLDAPGESFSLNGTNLSDALNPVDNFFNAGITSLGSLVTARSPSHTNNLGFDIDLVEVTNVLANNATSTTLQLTTTLDTYFPGVITFATEIFAPRVTVSKTVTDQNGGAIRPGDTLIYRFEIENTGNDPADRVVLTDILPAALSYVPGSARIDGVPRTDASDADSYTWSAADREVVAKIGSNPGTIGGSLGTNQLVTLVFEATVNENTEGQEISNQASVSYRARTLGNDFTTLSDSDLGNAGSSPTVVVVSEVDPTIAITSPTDGTSVNDKRPEIRGTANPGATVEVSIDGGTAVEVVANAQGVWSLTPSSDLSEGEHQIEASTENAGQTATDSTSFTVDTVAPNVQITSPIDGSITNETRPTITGQSDPGALVEITIDGGEPATVVADSNGNWSYQPADPLGPGEHDIVAEASDEAGNTGSDSSSFTINPDAFSLNITSPTNGQTVTDATPTITGTTEPGASVEVTFPSGETITVVADTAGNWEATPTQALMDGSNTVSATLPEVPNGPSASVTFTITEANQGLVITSPTPGSVITPEPTITGTAQPGAVIVVVVDGEEIGSTTADADGNWSIPVDESLAPGDTTIVVTATNPDDTVETVEVDVIVNAGMDIEIPDPPFSESITYLSGNGCSQTGGSPMGWLLVLGLIGVLRRRI; encoded by the coding sequence ATGAATTATCTTAGAAAGATTTGCCTTTTGGTCGCACTCGCGTGCCTCAGCTCGCCGGCCGCGGCTCAAGTCGTACGAAACTTCGAGCCCGCTTTTTCCACCAACGACACAGGTGATATCTCCATCGTCGGGAACTCATTGCTCACCTGTCCGTCCAGCTCGCCGACTTGCACTCAGGCGCAATCTGGAAATGCCGACATCCTTCTCGAGCTCAACAATAATAATGCGTATGCGATGACGTACGTCGACGTGGATTCAGATGGGTCCACATTTAACTCATCCAGCGCGTCTTACTCCATTCCGACGGGAGCCAATGTTGTTTGGGCCGGACTCTATTGGGGCGGTCGAACCAATGCAGGGCTAGGGGGCTCGGCGGCACCCAACCCTGCAAACAAGGACACTGTAAAGCTTAGAGGCCCTGGCGCGACTGGGTATAGCACGATTACAGCGGCAAATTGCGACGTAGGCCTTACCCAAGGTGTATTTGACGATTATCAATGCCACGCCGTCGTCACCGGGAACATTCCCGACTCCGGAGGTTCTGTGAGCGTGGCAGATGTCCAACTCGGCACCGGAGAGAACCGTTTCGGTGGGTGGGCGCTCGTGATCGTTTACGCCGATTCGTCAGAGCCTTTGAGAAACTTGGTCGTATATGACGGGTTTGCGAACGTCCTTCGCGACACGGTCAACCCATTCGTCGTTGATATCCCAGTAAGTGGATTCAGAACACCTGCGCAGGGGGATGTGCGCACACGGATCGGTTCAGTTGTCTATGAAGGCGACCTCGACGCTCCGGGCGAGAGCTTCTCCCTCAATGGCACCAATCTCTCCGATGCGCTGAACCCGGTGGACAATTTCTTCAACGCAGGGATCACGAGTCTAGGTAGCCTCGTGACCGCAAGGTCTCCTTCCCATACCAACAACCTTGGGTTTGATATCGACCTTGTCGAAGTCACCAACGTTTTGGCCAATAACGCTACGTCAACCACCCTACAACTTACGACCACCCTCGATACCTACTTTCCAGGAGTTATCACATTTGCCACGGAAATCTTCGCGCCGAGGGTCACGGTTTCCAAAACTGTGACCGATCAGAATGGTGGTGCGATTCGCCCCGGCGACACCCTGATCTATAGGTTTGAGATTGAGAACACAGGAAACGACCCAGCAGATCGCGTTGTGCTAACGGACATCCTCCCCGCGGCTCTTTCGTACGTTCCAGGCTCGGCACGAATCGATGGCGTTCCAAGGACAGATGCATCGGATGCTGACTCCTATACTTGGTCGGCTGCTGACCGCGAAGTCGTCGCAAAGATAGGCTCAAATCCCGGTACAATCGGCGGCTCACTTGGAACAAACCAACTTGTAACATTGGTCTTCGAAGCTACCGTAAACGAAAACACTGAGGGTCAAGAGATCTCGAACCAGGCGAGCGTTTCGTATCGCGCACGCACGCTAGGGAATGACTTCACCACACTTTCGGACAGCGACCTTGGAAACGCAGGCAGCTCTCCAACCGTCGTTGTGGTCTCTGAGGTCGATCCCACCATCGCGATCACATCGCCAACAGACGGCACCTCAGTAAACGACAAACGGCCCGAGATCCGTGGTACGGCAAACCCCGGAGCAACCGTGGAGGTTTCCATCGATGGCGGTACCGCTGTCGAGGTGGTGGCAAACGCTCAAGGCGTTTGGAGTCTGACACCTTCTTCAGACCTCTCCGAAGGTGAACATCAGATCGAAGCTTCGACTGAAAACGCTGGCCAAACTGCTACCGATTCCACCTCATTTACTGTGGATACCGTGGCGCCTAACGTCCAGATCACAAGCCCAATCGACGGCTCGATCACTAATGAAACTCGCCCAACTATCACAGGACAATCCGATCCAGGTGCACTCGTTGAAATCACCATTGACGGCGGAGAACCTGCCACTGTGGTGGCCGACTCAAACGGCAACTGGTCCTACCAACCCGCCGACCCCTTGGGTCCTGGTGAACATGATATCGTTGCCGAAGCGAGCGACGAGGCCGGAAACACGGGCTCTGACTCCAGCAGCTTCACTATCAATCCAGATGCGTTTTCTCTGAACATCACGTCTCCAACCAACGGTCAAACGGTGACCGATGCGACTCCTACAATTACAGGAACAACTGAGCCAGGGGCTTCGGTTGAGGTCACGTTCCCAAGCGGTGAAACCATCACGGTTGTCGCGGATACTGCTGGGAACTGGGAAGCGACGCCTACACAGGCATTGATGGATGGATCCAACACCGTTTCAGCGACTCTTCCGGAGGTTCCTAACGGACCGAGCGCGAGCGTCACGTTTACAATCACTGAGGCAAATCAAGGCCTAGTCATTACGTCACCAACCCCCGGTTCGGTGATAACGCCTGAGCCGACCATCACGGGTACCGCTCAGCCTGGCGCGGTGATTGTCGTGGTTGTTGACGGTGAAGAAATTGGGAGTACCACGGCAGACGCTGACGGTAACTGGAGCATTCCAGTCGATGAGTCGCTGGCCCCAGGGGACACCACAATTGTGGTTACCGCGACAAATCCCGACGACACTGTGGAAACTGTTGAGGTCGATGTGATCGTGAATGCGGGTATGGATATCGAAATTCCTGACCCACCGTTCTCAGAGTCTATCACCTACTTGAGCGGCAATGGTTGCTCTCAGACCGGCGGAAGCCCAATGGGATGGCTTCTCGTCCTTGGGTTGATCGGAGTTCTGCGCCGAAGGATTTAG
- a CDS encoding tetratricopeptide repeat protein has translation MKMKNIIGLLVLSLSVGACGGSTKSDEVEKKVVVDQTAAELGMKPEALQNFQLAIDELAKERPDNSKAIQALETAVRLEPEFAEALYNLGILQMRLGDAASAESHLRSARDIDPDALEYTVALARSLAVQGKVDDAEPLFLEVVARDPDNLDAKNNLAVLALQRGDQEKSLEYLQEILREDDNNVAALKTMGIAYEQQNNASLAKYMFNKAIKIDAKDPDLHNNLGLVYMKEENIPAAVQAFQKAIEVDPNYLEARLNLGAILLKYLDYERANEQFTEAVRIAPQHCVARLGSGASSFAMAQHEKAVQDYEFFVSECDSKHVSSYERLAKLNESFLKQPAEAIKHYETLLTLVDDADKKTQYNAMINFLKTQTSQEAPKTPAPEAEPES, from the coding sequence ATGAAGATGAAGAATATCATTGGGTTGCTTGTGCTTTCACTCTCAGTGGGTGCGTGTGGTGGCTCTACGAAGTCTGACGAAGTTGAAAAGAAGGTCGTCGTCGACCAAACGGCTGCCGAACTGGGTATGAAGCCAGAAGCCTTGCAGAACTTTCAGTTGGCGATCGATGAATTGGCAAAGGAACGCCCTGACAACTCGAAGGCGATTCAGGCCCTGGAGACGGCTGTGCGTCTTGAGCCCGAGTTTGCTGAAGCGCTATATAATCTGGGAATCCTTCAGATGAGACTTGGAGACGCTGCGAGTGCTGAGTCTCACCTTCGTTCCGCGAGAGATATCGATCCCGATGCTCTTGAGTATACGGTGGCTTTGGCCAGATCTCTTGCCGTGCAGGGTAAGGTCGATGACGCTGAACCGCTCTTCTTGGAAGTTGTGGCACGCGATCCCGATAATTTGGACGCAAAGAACAATTTGGCTGTGCTGGCACTTCAACGAGGAGACCAAGAGAAATCGCTTGAGTATCTTCAAGAGATCCTTCGAGAGGATGACAATAACGTAGCCGCGCTCAAAACCATGGGAATCGCCTACGAGCAGCAAAACAACGCGTCGCTTGCGAAGTATATGTTCAATAAAGCGATCAAGATCGACGCCAAGGATCCCGACCTCCACAACAATTTAGGGTTGGTGTACATGAAGGAGGAGAACATTCCAGCTGCAGTGCAGGCGTTTCAGAAGGCCATCGAAGTCGATCCGAATTACCTGGAAGCACGCTTAAACCTTGGCGCGATCCTCCTCAAGTACCTCGACTATGAGCGAGCAAACGAGCAGTTCACTGAAGCTGTGAGAATCGCACCACAGCATTGTGTCGCTCGACTCGGAAGCGGTGCCAGTTCGTTCGCGATGGCTCAACACGAGAAGGCAGTTCAAGACTATGAGTTCTTCGTAAGTGAGTGTGATAGCAAGCATGTTTCGAGCTACGAGCGTCTTGCTAAGTTGAACGAAAGTTTCCTAAAGCAGCCGGCAGAGGCCATCAAGCACTACGAGACACTTCTGACCCTCGTGGACGATGCTGACAAAAAGACTCAGTACAATGCCATGATTAACTTCCTCAAGACACAGACGAGTCAAGAGGCGCCCAAGACTCCAGCGCCTGAAGCTGAGCCTGAGTCTTAA